A portion of the Marinobacter alexandrii genome contains these proteins:
- a CDS encoding zinc-dependent metalloprotease has product MSERTLKNHIRNNVLFAIWLLVFGTQFAYAAVEREDLIFIPVVFHIVYSVDEENISDEQILSQIVSLNDDFRSRNIDLLGVGDDFKASIGDGGIEFVYANKIIDFPVDPIIRVESDKKVFFNSDLFESSKGGSNPIEENRILNVWVANLSEGLLGFYDQKGIAIDFKNFGTNGTAESPHDLGRTLTHEVGHFFSLKHLWGIGGCDSDDGVNDTPTQFDEILGCDLESISCGSRDMTQNFMNTSLDHCLLFFTKGQIEKMRNYIVENLPEMILEKNEIVLEVNEGLRTVNFYPNPANEGLIYFEGIPSNVNFLILFSLGGRLIGKYPIAGRSVQLNDIEKGVYILKLEGDNYYKTSKMIVE; this is encoded by the coding sequence ATGAGCGAGAGGACTTTAAAAAATCACATTCGAAATAATGTTTTGTTCGCTATCTGGCTGTTAGTGTTTGGAACTCAGTTTGCCTATGCAGCAGTAGAAAGAGAGGATCTTATTTTTATACCTGTCGTATTTCATATTGTTTATAGTGTAGACGAAGAAAACATATCAGATGAGCAGATTTTATCGCAAATAGTTTCGTTAAACGATGATTTTAGATCAAGAAACATAGACCTCCTAGGAGTGGGCGATGATTTCAAAGCGTCAATTGGGGATGGTGGGATAGAGTTTGTTTACGCCAATAAAATCATAGACTTCCCTGTAGATCCAATCATTAGGGTGGAATCTGATAAAAAGGTTTTTTTCAATTCAGACTTATTCGAATCATCAAAAGGAGGTTCGAACCCAATTGAGGAAAACCGAATTTTAAATGTCTGGGTCGCTAATTTAAGTGAGGGGCTATTGGGGTTTTATGATCAAAAAGGGATAGCAATAGATTTTAAAAATTTTGGAACAAATGGCACAGCAGAATCTCCTCATGATCTTGGGAGAACACTTACGCACGAAGTTGGGCATTTTTTTTCCTTAAAGCATTTGTGGGGCATAGGAGGTTGTGATTCTGATGATGGCGTTAATGATACACCTACCCAATTCGATGAGATTTTAGGCTGTGACCTTGAATCCATAAGCTGTGGGAGTAGAGATATGACTCAAAATTTCATGAATACGTCACTTGATCACTGCCTACTTTTTTTTACAAAGGGGCAAATTGAAAAAATGAGGAATTACATCGTTGAAAATCTTCCAGAAATGATTTTAGAAAAAAATGAAATCGTTTTGGAGGTCAACGAAGGATTACGGACAGTTAATTTTTACCCCAATCCTGCCAATGAAGGTCTTATCTATTTTGAAGGGATTCCTTCAAATGTTAATTTTTTAATCCTTTTTTCATTAGGTGGACGACTCATCGGTAAATACCCAATTGCTGGAAGATCTGTCCAACTAAATGATATTGAAAAGGGTGTCTACATTCTAAAACTAGAAGGTGATAATTATTATAAGACAAGTAAAATGATTGTTGAATGA
- a CDS encoding T9SS type A sorting domain-containing protein, whose translation MRITLSLISIIFSVSIFAQTSIYSEGTKISIQKDALLYISGNLVMNESPNVNEATLVNTGTIRIGGDIVNNSEKGVFLDIGRPGPVVFVGAGNQRIISNYESYIPSIFMEKGGDSLIIEQSILRVDSAIRFNAGNLGHIMVGGNKIIMETNGFIVGERQSNRLVIGEGGSVEIEMPTLENIADTIIYVTEGGVFTGDINVSDSIFFQTPSGFDLRNLFGIGWGTTYPESAQGENGGTGVQVLRESTYTPASGQTQVANGVTADRLYRMNFFQKDDLLDEVVLHFFSEDLADVPTPRALYVSNDNGISWTKMDGGAFETNDSTITYTVANIPIEPIRTSLVPLITNPNASNLFVIAEAECNEINKPVTTVNRFSLNNDIGIDASNEVFEINICSGSLFELGYNSDDLTEFSWEFEGNPIELAKLRNDTISIGSISDTDEGLYTLVARNVKGCETSRMIQVNVWSEPVWDANGAAAGIGDGVPDFFGLDVAEACVGEEISFQISIVEDPIDPLFQGRIEKYTWYFVNRESTNFPIDLTDGDTFETPVFSYDSVGTYTVILDVVTEFGCTETFTDVINIGPNPEGEFEITDTEDGDEINFLCSGESFYLDPSDDLEFLNSDGSFVTFIWDLGDGRTSTFEQLTPSDLINADFGEIGNLSYNVTEDTDFTVTLTVQTAKGCIASTSQNIRVFAEPDPSFEMRYDGSLISAAGSCVGYPITLTSQQAQVGDLYEYKWVFNGIDGGFSNRSDTTVTFESDVLIDVSLVVRRSTTDCELQSLPQTLDIRQSPIISLGEIATFCGSTGILDPGDLPGNMYEWTDINGDFLENTPTYEVDAVNGDVQTINLRITNATGCFSTQTIEVTLNQDIAFDLGSNVIACGVAEIGTNIFASANYVWTKDGAPTPISNDSMIQVTESGDYMLSVSDPDGGCTNTAMDVITVTIIQRPMVDLGPDRQLCPDNTTTLDAGVHDSYQWSDGSTESTLLVSTPDLYWVIVTDGGCSSEREEILIEPGEDGFCDPGCVGTVDPTFTVQAMGIDITEACQFQEVQFISAAAQVDESAYDYEWTFENNGTSNEPYPVKTFADVDMIDVTLRVTSKTDGCFDEHITTLTITETPVSPYGDQIVFCTSSTTLDAGNQGIAGVTYRWVNGSDVAITRTFNMDDSDGDVQDIVLEIESGSGCAISQSIQVTLNGNIEIELGPNVEDCVSAVIGTNEFPTADYVWTRDGDPTPFSTDPIIEVTQSGEYMVSVTDNGGDCTNTATDVINVTIIDLPSINLGEDRQICSGELLTLNAGSFSSYLWSNGTTESNIYVNTTGSYWVEVTNAGGCVNRDSIFVEVRDDQIISPTGVITSCDPGCIGAIDASFRTEGISISNEVCSLTELQFISTAAEIDPTLYEFFWTFSDGTISIDPMPIKSFDMLGSIGVSLTVTSKVDGCTATTVNSVTVLETPDIPIGEVVSSCGSSITLDAENPGANYEWSDPITSDVLSTERTFNVSSTSEVPINLHLEISTSDGCIDLQDIEVRLNTELKVDLGPDTVACESIIIGSNEFPSATYLWSTAETTPTIEVNRSGRYVVRVTETSTGCVSEDEIFVQIEGLPNPDLGGDLSLCVGEVQTISPGNFASFLWSDGSTQSSLSIGSPGMYWVEVTNELGCTNRDTITVIVDENNPLDLPNETQLCSSSGLLLDAGVEAERYQWGSSTGFESTDREVTVNEIGIYWLEVEIQAGCIHRDTVTVIESTDQLNPSFLVPSVVGVGDLVNIVQLTEPLPEQSIWLFGDGVFSLEHNPIHQYREVGDYTITLQISNGGCTASVSKQISVVESKFEQERLSQELIELRKLKLYPNPIKDKVNLQVEVSTETLILVRVFTLTGLEVFRNVYEEKELDVSIDLSDQNAGLFLVNVEVGKTSHLTKIIKPE comes from the coding sequence GTGAGAATTACCTTAAGCCTTATATCGATCATTTTTTCTGTTAGCATTTTTGCCCAGACCAGTATTTATAGTGAAGGGACGAAAATCAGCATCCAGAAAGATGCACTGCTTTATATCAGCGGCAATCTTGTTATGAATGAGTCTCCAAATGTCAACGAGGCTACATTAGTAAATACAGGAACGATACGTATTGGGGGAGATATTGTAAATAATTCGGAGAAAGGAGTTTTTCTAGATATAGGAAGGCCAGGTCCAGTTGTTTTTGTGGGTGCTGGAAATCAACGTATCATAAGTAATTATGAGTCATATATACCGTCCATTTTCATGGAAAAGGGTGGAGATAGCTTGATCATTGAGCAATCTATATTGAGGGTTGACAGTGCCATTAGGTTTAATGCTGGAAATCTTGGCCACATTATGGTAGGGGGTAATAAGATTATCATGGAAACTAACGGCTTTATAGTTGGTGAAAGACAATCTAATCGCTTAGTCATAGGCGAAGGAGGAAGTGTTGAAATTGAGATGCCTACCTTAGAAAATATTGCTGATACCATTATTTATGTTACTGAAGGTGGTGTTTTCACAGGAGATATAAATGTAAGTGACTCCATTTTCTTTCAGACCCCTTCAGGTTTTGATTTAAGGAATCTATTTGGAATCGGGTGGGGCACCACTTATCCAGAAAGTGCACAGGGTGAAAATGGTGGAACTGGTGTTCAAGTATTAAGAGAGTCGACTTATACTCCTGCTAGTGGGCAAACTCAGGTAGCGAATGGAGTGACAGCAGACAGGCTTTACCGAATGAACTTTTTTCAGAAAGATGATTTATTAGATGAAGTGGTTCTACACTTCTTCTCGGAAGATTTGGCAGATGTCCCCACCCCCCGCGCACTATATGTCTCCAATGACAATGGTATCTCTTGGACTAAAATGGATGGAGGTGCATTCGAAACAAATGATTCGACCATTACATACACAGTTGCAAATATCCCTATTGAACCAATCCGGACAAGCCTCGTTCCTCTGATCACCAATCCAAATGCGTCTAACCTTTTTGTAATTGCTGAGGCTGAGTGTAACGAAATCAATAAACCCGTAACGACTGTTAATCGATTTTCATTAAACAATGATATTGGGATAGATGCTTCTAATGAGGTATTTGAGATAAACATTTGTTCAGGAAGCTTATTTGAGTTAGGATATAATTCAGATGATTTAACAGAATTTAGCTGGGAGTTTGAAGGAAACCCAATTGAACTAGCTAAGCTCAGGAATGATACGATTAGCATTGGAAGCATCTCGGATACAGATGAAGGCTTATATACATTAGTTGCCAGAAATGTAAAAGGATGTGAAACCTCCAGAATGATTCAAGTAAATGTGTGGAGCGAACCTGTATGGGATGCCAATGGCGCTGCAGCAGGAATTGGAGATGGAGTGCCTGATTTTTTTGGTTTAGATGTCGCTGAAGCATGTGTGGGAGAAGAGATTTCTTTTCAAATTTCAATTGTTGAAGATCCAATCGATCCATTGTTTCAAGGTAGAATCGAGAAGTATACCTGGTATTTTGTCAACAGAGAGAGCACTAATTTTCCTATTGATTTAACTGATGGTGATACCTTCGAAACACCAGTCTTTTCGTACGATTCGGTAGGTACTTACACGGTTATTTTAGATGTTGTTACTGAGTTCGGATGCACGGAAACTTTTACTGACGTAATAAATATCGGACCTAACCCTGAAGGAGAGTTTGAAATAACGGATACAGAAGATGGAGATGAAATCAACTTTCTGTGTTCTGGTGAAAGTTTTTACTTAGATCCTTCTGATGATCTTGAATTCCTAAATAGTGATGGAAGTTTCGTAACGTTTATTTGGGATCTAGGGGATGGACGAACATCTACCTTCGAGCAATTGACACCTTCAGATCTGATAAACGCAGACTTTGGAGAAATTGGAAACCTAAGTTACAATGTAACCGAAGACACTGATTTCACGGTTACACTTACCGTTCAAACAGCTAAAGGTTGCATCGCTTCCACATCACAAAATATCAGGGTATTTGCAGAACCCGATCCTTCTTTTGAGATGAGATATGATGGAAGTCTTATATCAGCAGCAGGAAGCTGCGTGGGTTATCCAATCACGTTGACAAGTCAGCAAGCCCAGGTAGGAGATTTGTATGAGTACAAGTGGGTATTTAATGGGATTGACGGAGGATTTTCAAATAGAAGTGATACCACTGTAACTTTTGAAAGTGATGTATTGATAGACGTATCATTAGTCGTGAGGAGGAGCACAACAGATTGCGAGTTACAATCATTACCTCAAACGCTTGATATCCGCCAATCACCTATTATTTCACTAGGTGAAATAGCTACGTTTTGCGGTTCTACAGGAATTCTAGATCCAGGAGATCTTCCTGGAAATATGTATGAATGGACAGACATAAACGGAGATTTTTTGGAGAATACGCCAACCTACGAAGTTGATGCAGTGAATGGTGATGTGCAGACCATCAACTTAAGAATCACCAATGCAACTGGATGTTTCTCCACACAAACGATTGAAGTAACATTGAATCAAGACATAGCATTTGACCTGGGATCGAATGTGATAGCATGTGGTGTAGCGGAGATTGGTACAAATATTTTTGCTTCTGCAAACTATGTTTGGACAAAGGATGGTGCCCCTACACCTATAAGCAATGATTCAATGATTCAAGTAACCGAATCTGGTGACTACATGCTTTCTGTTTCAGACCCTGACGGAGGTTGCACGAATACTGCAATGGATGTCATAACGGTCACTATAATCCAACGACCAATGGTTGACTTAGGTCCGGATCGACAACTTTGCCCTGATAATACCACTACATTGGATGCTGGAGTGCATGATAGCTATCAATGGTCTGATGGATCGACAGAATCTACGCTGTTGGTCTCAACACCAGATTTATATTGGGTGATAGTGACAGATGGAGGATGTTCGTCTGAACGCGAAGAAATTTTGATAGAGCCAGGGGAAGATGGATTTTGCGATCCGGGCTGTGTCGGTACGGTAGACCCCACCTTTACTGTTCAGGCAATGGGTATAGATATCACAGAAGCTTGCCAATTTCAAGAAGTGCAGTTTATTAGTGCAGCTGCTCAAGTGGACGAAAGTGCCTATGACTATGAATGGACTTTTGAGAATAATGGAACTTCCAATGAACCGTATCCCGTAAAGACTTTCGCTGATGTTGATATGATCGATGTAACATTGAGAGTTACCTCCAAAACAGATGGTTGCTTTGATGAGCACATAACCACCTTAACAATCACAGAAACTCCTGTCAGTCCGTACGGAGATCAAATTGTTTTTTGCACCTCCTCAACGACTTTAGATGCAGGTAACCAGGGTATTGCTGGCGTAACCTATAGATGGGTAAATGGAAGTGATGTTGCTATCACCAGGACTTTTAATATGGATGATTCCGATGGAGATGTCCAAGACATAGTTCTGGAAATTGAGAGTGGCTCAGGATGTGCTATTTCTCAATCCATCCAAGTTACATTGAATGGAAATATCGAAATCGAATTGGGGCCTAATGTAGAAGATTGTGTTTCAGCGGTGATAGGCACGAATGAGTTTCCTACGGCTGACTATGTATGGACAAGAGATGGTGATCCAACACCTTTTAGCACGGACCCAATCATTGAAGTAACTCAGTCTGGTGAATACATGGTCTCAGTAACTGATAATGGAGGTGATTGCACAAATACAGCTACAGACGTAATCAATGTGACCATTATTGACCTCCCATCAATCAATTTGGGAGAAGATAGGCAAATATGTTCTGGTGAGCTATTAACTCTAAACGCTGGTTCCTTTTCAAGCTATTTATGGTCGAATGGAACTACTGAATCAAATATCTATGTGAATACAACAGGTTCATATTGGGTTGAAGTTACTAATGCCGGTGGGTGTGTGAATAGGGACTCAATCTTTGTAGAGGTAAGAGACGATCAAATAATAAGCCCGACAGGAGTCATTACTTCGTGTGATCCTGGGTGTATAGGTGCAATCGATGCTTCATTTAGAACTGAGGGTATCTCCATATCAAATGAAGTCTGTTCGCTCACAGAATTGCAATTCATAAGTACTGCTGCCGAAATTGATCCTACCCTATACGAATTTTTCTGGACCTTTAGTGACGGCACAATTTCGATTGATCCAATGCCAATCAAAAGTTTCGATATGCTCGGAAGCATTGGAGTTTCGCTTACTGTTACTTCAAAAGTAGATGGTTGTACAGCAACAACAGTCAATAGTGTAACGGTCTTGGAGACGCCAGATATTCCAATTGGTGAGGTTGTTTCATCTTGTGGAAGTAGCATTACATTGGATGCTGAAAATCCAGGAGCCAATTATGAATGGTCAGACCCAATAACCAGCGATGTTTTATCTACTGAAAGAACTTTCAATGTTTCATCAACATCTGAGGTTCCAATAAATCTTCACCTTGAGATCTCCACAAGTGATGGATGTATCGATTTACAAGACATAGAAGTCAGATTAAATACAGAGCTAAAGGTTGATCTTGGACCGGATACTGTAGCCTGTGAATCAATCATTATCGGTTCTAATGAGTTCCCATCTGCTACATACTTATGGTCGACAGCTGAAACTACACCAACAATTGAAGTTAATAGGTCAGGACGTTATGTTGTAAGGGTTACTGAAACTAGCACAGGATGTGTGAGTGAGGACGAAATATTTGTACAGATTGAAGGCCTTCCAAATCCAGATCTAGGCGGAGATCTAAGCCTTTGTGTAGGTGAAGTTCAGACAATAAGCCCAGGAAATTTTGCAAGTTTCCTCTGGTCAGATGGCTCTACACAAAGTTCCTTATCTATAGGATCACCCGGAATGTACTGGGTGGAGGTGACCAATGAGCTTGGATGTACAAATCGAGATACCATCACGGTTATCGTTGATGAAAATAACCCGTTGGATCTACCTAATGAAACTCAACTTTGTAGTTCATCTGGTCTGCTATTAGACGCAGGAGTGGAGGCCGAAAGGTATCAATGGGGTTCTTCTACTGGATTTGAATCTACAGACAGAGAGGTTACCGTAAATGAGATTGGAATCTACTGGCTGGAAGTTGAAATTCAAGCAGGATGTATTCATCGTGATACAGTTACAGTAATTGAAAGTACTGACCAATTGAATCCATCATTCCTTGTGCCAAGTGTTGTGGGAGTGGGAGACTTGGTGAATATTGTTCAATTGACTGAGCCTTTGCCGGAGCAATCAATCTGGTTATTTGGTGATGGAGTTTTCAGTTTAGAACACAACCCAATTCATCAATATCGTGAAGTCGGGGACTACACAATCACACTACAGATTTCCAATGGGGGATGTACTGCTTCAGTATCTAAACAAATATCGGTTGTTGAATCTAAGTTCGAACAGGAAAGATTGTCCCAGGAGTTGATTGAGCTTCGTAAGCTTAAACTATATCCTAACCCAATAAAAGATAAAGTTAACCTTCAGGTGGAGGTTTCTACCGAAACGCTCATTTTAGTTAGAGTATTTACCCTAACAGGGTTAGAGGTTTTCAGAAATGTGTATGAGGAAAAAGAGCTGGATGTGTCCATTGATCTTTCTGACCAAAATGCAGGGCTATTCCTTGTAAATGTTGAAGTAGGAAAAACAAGCCATTTGACGAAAATCATTAAACCAGAATGA
- a CDS encoding PKD domain-containing protein — translation MRIGFLRRLITVLLISCVVNLLANETCEEVPTASFAVGSPLCQFTPVTFTNTSSTTVGQIILYRWQFGDGEESSEENPTHTYDLPNTYTVRLTVLDSEGEFDEFETDIVIQSAPVVDFDIDLTDNCSGTTQTFTGSASGSILSSDWDYGDGFGSSGMNGSRDFTEAGTYEVTFTVVSTSNCSNSITKEITIYEEPVAGFTFESVCDQEAIQFNNTSTITTGNLTYSWDFDDGDGSTLANPSHIYDTPGDYDVVLTVTSTDGMCDTQTMQTVTIHPNPVSSFTAPAICLGSATTFTNNSTGVNLSAEWNFGDGNTSIDFNTTHTYASSGSYIVSLEVTSDDGCKDKSERRVDIYDDPVPTFFVEDNCLLNSVAFSNLTNTEGDTYTYAWDFGDPLVMTDVSTDENPSYTYGSTGTYTVTLTATTSTMCSATYQQDVVISPHPSTNFTFVDGCKGEENTFTSTSTIAAGNTIETYTWDFGDGGSSIGATTTHTYLEPGVFDVKLTTISYSGCEDELIQQITIYDDPAPDFSFDGACDGNEITFTNESTVLGGGSLNYTWDFGDGPPSTTSNLVSPTHTYASQGIYTVTLTVRHNVPAGCEAVIQKNVEIFQDLTSSFTVDPECLGDAVTFDNTSIGTGLSFLWNFGDGNTSTQFEPSHTYASPGSYITTLLVTSNDGCTRISEERVDIYADPIPVFFVEDNCLLNSVAFSNLTNTEGDTYTYAWDFGDPMVITDVSTDENPSYTYGSVGAYTVRLTATTSNGCVAFYEGDVVIWDHPEANFDIPNVAFAVSDGCEGVVVELPNTTTIAAGQSIASYVWDFGDGSGSTSEIGSHSYDEPGVYDVSLTAVSTNGCEDQIIQQVTITGKPVPDFFFGGTCEGNVVEFLNESTVSEGNLTYIWDFGDGSATNNEIDPTHEYATQGTYTVTLEARNNSGGCFTIVTKEVEIFQELTSDFGFTSVCFGEEVVFDNTSIGTGVDFLWNFGDGNTSTFFEPNHLYESPGSYIVNLLVTSSDGCTRTSERRVDIYENPTPVFFFDNSCELNEVQFTNLTDESIGSLSYMWDFGDGNNSTEREPAHVFEEFGTYTVSLTVTTGDNCQTMISNTIEIYEIPVADFTIADVCFGFTSEFTDQSTGVIESYLWDFGDLTNSTSENPVKQYLSPGTYNVTLTIVSSNGCTNSMTKQAIVNELPVADFDATDVCVGEPTVFTNKSIDNSSTSTFQWNFGDGATSIAQNPTHTYSLPGNYAVDLTITSSEGCVDATSKLVIVFDLPEADAGQDTTISRGASVQLQATGGVSYQWSPITNLDNSTVANPIARPLENTVYTVTVTDDNGCQSTDQVMVSLREDFQVVATNVFTPDGNGQNDQWVIPNVDAFDQVQVKVYDRYGVLVFEDNDYQNNWEGTRGTDILPDGTYYYLITFPGTDINYSGALTLLRNR, via the coding sequence ATGAGAATTGGCTTTTTAAGGCGGCTAATTACCGTATTGTTGATTTCATGCGTGGTGAATTTGTTAGCTAATGAAACATGTGAAGAAGTGCCTACTGCCTCCTTTGCGGTAGGTAGCCCTTTATGTCAATTCACTCCAGTTACGTTTACAAATACATCCTCAACAACAGTTGGACAAATTATTCTTTATCGTTGGCAGTTTGGTGATGGAGAGGAATCAAGTGAAGAAAATCCAACACATACGTATGACCTTCCAAATACTTATACAGTAAGACTTACTGTGCTTGATTCTGAAGGTGAATTCGATGAATTTGAAACAGATATTGTCATTCAGTCGGCACCTGTAGTCGACTTTGATATTGATCTAACAGATAATTGTTCAGGTACTACCCAAACATTTACTGGATCGGCTAGTGGTTCCATACTATCATCTGACTGGGATTATGGAGATGGTTTTGGCTCTTCAGGAATGAATGGGAGTAGAGATTTTACTGAAGCAGGTACTTATGAAGTTACATTCACTGTTGTATCGACCTCCAACTGCAGCAACTCTATAACCAAGGAGATTACCATTTATGAAGAGCCAGTAGCAGGTTTCACATTTGAAAGTGTTTGCGACCAAGAAGCCATTCAATTTAACAATACGAGTACCATTACCACTGGTAACTTGACCTATAGTTGGGATTTTGATGATGGGGATGGGAGCACCCTAGCAAATCCTTCCCATATCTATGATACTCCTGGTGATTACGATGTGGTTCTTACTGTCACAAGTACGGACGGAATGTGTGATACACAAACAATGCAGACAGTAACGATACACCCCAATCCTGTTTCTAGTTTTACTGCACCCGCTATATGTTTAGGAAGCGCTACAACTTTTACCAATAATTCCACTGGAGTTAACCTAAGTGCTGAATGGAACTTTGGTGATGGTAATACTTCTATAGATTTCAATACTACACATACTTATGCATCTTCAGGATCATATATAGTATCGCTTGAAGTCACATCAGATGATGGTTGTAAGGACAAGTCTGAGAGACGTGTTGATATCTATGACGATCCGGTACCAACCTTCTTTGTAGAAGACAATTGTTTACTTAACAGTGTTGCGTTCAGTAATTTGACGAACACGGAAGGTGACACATATACTTATGCATGGGATTTTGGAGACCCTTTAGTTATGACAGATGTCTCCACAGATGAGAACCCAAGTTATACCTATGGTTCTACAGGTACTTACACAGTGACACTTACAGCCACTACGAGTACCATGTGTAGTGCGACCTACCAACAAGATGTGGTTATTTCCCCACATCCATCTACAAATTTCACTTTTGTAGATGGGTGCAAAGGAGAGGAGAATACGTTTACAAGTACGTCAACGATTGCTGCTGGCAACACCATAGAGACATACACATGGGACTTTGGAGATGGAGGTAGTTCAATAGGAGCAACAACAACACATACCTATTTAGAACCGGGTGTTTTCGATGTTAAGCTCACCACGATTTCATATAGTGGATGTGAAGATGAGCTGATCCAACAAATAACGATTTATGATGACCCTGCGCCAGACTTTTCGTTTGATGGTGCTTGCGATGGAAACGAGATCACATTTACTAACGAGAGTACGGTACTTGGAGGAGGAAGCCTGAATTACACTTGGGACTTTGGGGATGGTCCCCCATCAACCACAAGCAATTTGGTCAGCCCGACTCATACCTATGCATCTCAGGGTATATATACAGTTACACTTACCGTGCGGCATAATGTGCCAGCAGGTTGCGAGGCGGTTATACAAAAGAATGTAGAGATTTTTCAAGATTTGACATCATCCTTTACTGTCGATCCTGAGTGTTTGGGTGATGCGGTTACGTTTGATAACACATCCATTGGAACAGGACTTTCGTTTCTTTGGAATTTTGGAGATGGTAATACCTCAACACAATTTGAGCCGAGTCATACGTATGCTTCCCCGGGCTCCTACATTACCACTTTGCTAGTCACCTCTAATGATGGCTGCACTCGAATTTCAGAGGAGAGAGTAGATATTTATGCAGACCCAATACCTGTATTTTTTGTAGAGGACAATTGCTTACTGAACAGTGTTGCGTTCAGTAATTTGACGAATACAGAGGGCGATACATATACCTATGCATGGGACTTTGGAGATCCCATGGTGATAACAGATGTCTCTACAGATGAGAACCCAAGTTATACCTATGGTTCAGTTGGAGCCTATACGGTAAGATTAACGGCTACTACAAGTAATGGATGTGTTGCATTTTATGAAGGAGATGTAGTGATCTGGGATCACCCAGAAGCTAATTTCGATATTCCAAATGTGGCCTTTGCTGTTTCAGACGGTTGCGAAGGAGTTGTGGTGGAGCTACCAAATACGACCACCATTGCAGCTGGTCAATCCATTGCTTCTTATGTGTGGGATTTTGGAGATGGTAGTGGATCTACTTCGGAAATAGGGAGTCATTCTTATGATGAACCTGGAGTATATGATGTTTCCTTAACAGCTGTATCAACAAATGGATGTGAAGATCAAATTATACAGCAAGTTACAATTACAGGCAAACCAGTTCCAGATTTTTTTTTCGGTGGAACGTGTGAGGGAAACGTCGTTGAGTTTCTGAATGAAAGTACCGTATCAGAAGGTAATCTGACCTATATCTGGGATTTTGGAGATGGTAGTGCTACTAACAATGAAATTGACCCCACACATGAATATGCCACACAAGGTACTTATACGGTTACATTGGAAGCTCGTAACAACTCTGGTGGATGCTTTACAATAGTGACTAAAGAGGTGGAGATTTTTCAGGAGCTTACTTCTGATTTTGGATTTACTTCAGTTTGTTTTGGGGAAGAAGTCGTTTTTGATAATACGTCCATTGGTACCGGTGTTGATTTTTTATGGAATTTTGGAGATGGTAATACGTCAACTTTTTTCGAGCCAAACCATTTGTACGAATCTCCAGGCTCTTACATAGTCAATTTACTAGTAACCTCATCTGATGGCTGTACAAGAACTTCTGAGAGAAGGGTAGATATATATGAAAACCCAACGCCTGTATTCTTCTTTGACAATAGCTGTGAACTCAATGAGGTGCAGTTTACAAACCTAACTGATGAGAGTATAGGATCTCTTTCCTATATGTGGGATTTTGGTGATGGGAATAACTCTACCGAAAGAGAGCCAGCACATGTATTCGAAGAGTTTGGTACCTATACAGTTTCACTCACGGTAACAACTGGGGATAATTGTCAGACCATGATCTCCAATACCATCGAGATTTATGAAATACCAGTTGCTGATTTTACTATTGCTGATGTTTGTTTTGGGTTCACTTCAGAATTCACTGACCAGTCAACTGGAGTAATAGAATCATACTTATGGGATTTTGGAGATTTGACTAATTCAACATCTGAAAATCCTGTAAAACAGTATTTAAGTCCTGGAACTTACAATGTAACGCTGACCATCGTTTCATCTAATGGCTGTACGAATTCAATGACGAAACAAGCTATTGTAAATGAATTGCCGGTAGCAGATTTTGATGCGACTGATGTATGTGTGGGGGAGCCCACTGTCTTTACAAACAAATCAATAGATAATAGCTCGACCAGTACCTTTCAATGGAATTTTGGAGATGGGGCGACTTCCATCGCTCAAAACCCGACTCATACGTACTCATTACCGGGCAACTATGCTGTAGATTTAACTATTACTTCATCTGAAGGCTGTGTTGACGCTACTAGTAAATTAGTCATAGTTTTCGATCTGCCAGAAGCAGATGCTGGTCAAGATACAACGATCAGCAGAGGCGCTTCCGTCCAACTACAAGCAACTGGTGGAGTATCATATCAGTGGAGTCCAATTACGAATTTGGATAATTCTACCGTGGCAAACCCTATTGCAAGGCCATTGGAAAATACAGTGTATACAGTTACCGTGACTGATGATAATGGTTGTCAAAGCACGGACCAGGTAATGGTGAGCTTGAGAGAAGATTTTCAGGTTGTAGCTACGAATGTATTTACACCAGATGGAAATGGTCAAAATGATCAATGGGTCATTCCTAATGTTGACGCTTTTGATCAAGTTCAAGTAAAAGTATACGATAGATATGGAGTATTGGTATTTGAAGATAATGATTATCAAAATAACTGGGAGGGAACCAGAGGAACGGATATACTTCCAGATGGGACATACTATTACCTAATTACATTCCCTGGTACAGACATAAACTACAGCGGAGCTCTAACTCTTTTAAGAAATAGATAA